The window GCGCCGACGCGGGCCTGCCGCTCGCCGAGGGCGTCGTCATGGCCCGTGGGGTGACGTGGACGGCCTCCGAGGCGGCCGACGACATCCACGCGACCGTGGCCGCTCCGCCGAAGCGCGAGCGGGACACCGGCCCGGTGGAGGCCGTGGCGGCCGAGCCGGACCTGCAGACGCGGGTACCGGAGGCGACGCTCGCGGAGGCGACGCTGGCGGCGGTCGAGGCGCCTCCCGTCGCCGAGTCGGCCCCCGAGTCCTCCGACGCGAGCACCGGCTACGACCACCTGTTCGGCGCCACGATGGTGCGCAGCGTCGAGGACGCCGCCGTGCGTCCCGACGAGGAGGAGGCCGCTCCGGGCCGTATCGACCTGCCCGGCTTCATCACCGACTCCTTCCCGCCCGCCGCGAACCGGCTGGAGGGCGACCATGACGGCCTGACCGTGATGAGCGGCGACCTTCCGCGACGGTCGGGGACATCCGGCGACGCATCGACGCCCGAGGCGGCGGATGCCGTCCCCGAGCGCCAGGCGTTCGCGGTGCTGCTCTCGGACGGCCGCCGCGAGCCCCTCTCCACCCCGGTCGTCGTGGGGCGGGCGCCGAGCGCGACCGCCGTGCCGTCGCTCCGCGGTGCGCGCCCGGTCACCCTGACCAGCGCCGAGGACGACATCTCCCGCTCCCACGTCGCGGTGGCCGTCGAGGGGGACAGCGTCGTGGTGACCGACCTGCACTCGCGCAACGGCACCATGATCGTGCTGCCCGGCAACGCGCCGCAGAAGCTGCGCAGCGGCGAGCCGACCACCGTGGTGCTGGGCACGGTCATCGACCTCGGGAGCGGCGCGACGCTGACGGTCGAGGCCGCCGGATGAGGCGCATGGCGTCGCAGCCGCCCGAGCTGGACGGCTTCCACTTCATCCGTCTGCTGGGTTCCGGCGGCTTCTCGGATGTGTTCCTGTACGAGCAGGAGCTGCCGAAGCGCAGCGTCGCGGTGAAGGTGCTGCTGACGGACGGCGTCGATGAGGCCGCCCGGGCGCGGTTCGTCGCCGAGGCCAACGTGATGGCGCGACTATCCGCGCATCCCTACATCGTGACGATCTTCCACGCCGGGGTCGCCGGCGACGACCGGCCCTACCTCGTCATGGAGTACTGCTCCGGGCCGTCGCTCGCCGACCGCCTGAAGCGCGAACGGATCGGCGTCGAGGACGCGCTGCGGACCGGCGTCCGGCTCTCCAGCGCCGTCGCGACGGCGCACGCTGCCGGCATCCTGCACCGCGACATCAAGCCCGCCAACGTCCTGACCACCTCGCTGGGCTGGCCGGCACTGACCGACTTCGGGATCGCGTCCGCCCTCGAGGAGCTGCCGGTGCACACGACGACCCTCTCCGAGCTGCGCGGGTCGCCGTCCGACACCGCCACGTCGGGCAGTCGCAGCGTCGGGCTGAGCGTGCCGTGGTCGCCGCCGGAGATGTTCGCGGACGACCCCGACCCGGATGTGCGCAGCGACATCTTCTCGCTCGCCGCGACCGTGCACACGCTGCTCGCCGGGCGGACTCCGTTCGAGGTGCCCGGGCGCTCGAACGGCACCCTCGATCTGATGGGTCGCATCGAGCGGGGGATGATCACCCCGCTGGACCGCGCCGACGTCCCGTCGTCGCTCACGGCGACGCTGCGACGGGGAATGGCGACGCGCCGCGAGGACCGCTACCAGACCGCCGTGGACTTCGCCCGCGCCCTGCAGCGCATCGAGCTCGAGCTGGGGCTCGCCCCCACCAGCATCGACGTGCCGAACCTCACGATCGGCGACTCCCGTCCCGCGCCGGTCGCGGGCGACGAGCAGGAGACCCGTGCGCGGTCCGTGGCGACGATCCAGGCGCAGCCGGCGGCGCCGCGGATCGCGGCGCCGGAACCGGAGCGCGCCGAGCCGCCCGCGCCCGCCGAACCGGCGGCGACCCGGGTCCGCGGTGTCGTGCCGGTGTCGCCGGATGCGCCGGCCAGGGACGTCCCATCCGCCGCGCCGCACGGTGTCCCCGAGCACACCGTCCTGCGCGCCCGGCCGGCGACCGCATCCACCCCGGCCGATGAGGACGAGACCCCGGCCGACCCGCGGGACGATGCGCCCGCCCGCGACCCGCGGCGTCGCCTCCTCGCCTGGATCGGCGCAGGGGCTGCAGCCGTGATCGTCCTCGGCATCGCCGCGGCCGTGCTGGCGAACGTGCTGGCACCCGCGTCCTCGTCGCCGTCCTCCGGCCCGCGAGCCGGCGACGACAGCAGCATCGCGGTCACCGTGGTGCCGCCGCCCGTGCTCGTGTCCGCCGTGCGCTCGCCGGACGGCGCCAGTGCGACCTTCGTCTGGAAGACGGAGGACGCGAAGAAGAGCGACCAGTTCACCTGGGTGCAGGAGGGCACGACCAACGGGCCGACGGTGGTCGGCGAGCCGACGGTGACCGTGACGGGTGCGACGCCCGGTGTCCCGGTCTGCATCGACATCCAGACGGTCCGGGCGGGGCGCACCTCCCAGCCGCTGAAGGCGTGCTCCACGTGACGGCCGAGGCGCGGCCGCTCACCATCGAGTTCTGCGGCGAGCACTACGCGGTCGATCCGGGCACCAAGTTCGGCATCGGTCGCGAGGCCGAGCTCACGATCGACGACAACCCGTACCTGCACCGCCGCTTCCTCACGGTCGGCCACGACTTCGGGATGTGGTGGCTCAGCAATGTCGGAACCCTGCTGACCGCGACGGTGACCGATGCGACCGGGACGATGCAGGCGTGGCTCGCCCCGGGCGCGAAGCTGCCCATCGTGTTCCAGACCATGCACGTCATGTTCAGCGCCGGCGCCACCACCTACGACTTCACCATCTCGAGCGACGAGGACTGGTTCGACACCGCCGTGCGGGTGGATGCCTCCGGCGGCTCCACCACGGTGCTCCCGGTCACGCTGACCACGAGCCAGCGGCAGCTCATCGTGGCACTCGCGGAGGGCGTCCTGACGCAGACCGTCCCGGGCCGCGGCACCATCCCGAGCTCCGCCGAGGCGGCGGAGCGGCTGGGCTGGAGCATGACCACCTTCAACCGCAAGCTCGACAACGTGTGCGACAAGCTCGACAAGCTGGGTGTGGCGGGGCTCCGCGGCGGCCGGGGCAAGCTCGCCACGAACCGGCGCGCGCGGCTGGTCGAGTACGCCGTCACCACGCGCCTGGTCGGTGTCGAGGACCTCCCGCTGCTCGACCGTCCCGCGGGCGAAGGTGGTTCCGCGCCGCATCCCTCCGCCGGTGTTGACCAACCCGCGGAGGCGGAGGATGGTGGGGCGGACGACTGACGCGCAGACGCGTGGCCCGGCGGGAATGGGGAGTGCTCCCCATTCCGGACGCGTCAGGGGGTCGTGTTAGCGTTTACGCGATTTGTCCGGCCCGGGGGATAGCAGAGTCTTGGTTTCGTTGAGCACGTGGTTCCGACAGCGGAAGACGCTCGCCGTGACCACCGCCCTCGCGGTCGTGGTCGGCGTCCCGCTGACGGTGGCGGTGCTCCACAAGGGCTTCCCGGTCAACGCGGTCGACCTCGACACGCGCGACGTCTGGGTCACCAACGGTGAGAAGCTCCTCGGCGGGCGGCTCAACCACCAGATCGACGAGCTGGATGCGGCGGTCACCGGGGCGAGCTCCGACCTGGATGTGCTGCAGGACGGCTCGTCGTACTTCCTGACCGATCTCCCGCACGGCACGGTCGACCGGATCGACCCGGCGTTCGTGTCGCTCGGCGGCCGCATCCAGATCCCGCAGGACTCGCAGGTCGGCTACGGCGGCGACACGTTCTCGGTGCTGGCCCCGGACGGCTCGCTCTGGGTGCTCGACGCGTCCGGCCGCCTCGACTTCGACCGCGCCAAGACCAAGCCGGTCGCCAAGGCGGGCAGTGGGGCGCGCCTGGTGGTGTCCAAGTCCGGGAAGACGTTCGTCGTCGCGCCGAAGGGCAAGCGCCTCATCTCGGTCGACCGGCCCGGTGCGGAGCCGGCGACCCGGGACTTCCCGGTTCCCGGCGCGTTCCAGCTGACCGCGGTCGGCGACAAGCCGGTCGTGCTCGACACGCAACGCAACCGGGTGATCGGCGGCGACGGTACGGTCGTGGCGCTGCCCGCCAAGGGGCTGAAGCTGCAGCAGCCGGGCGACGACGGGCCGGCCGTGCTCGTCGCGACCGACAACGGCCTCCTGAGCGTGCCGCTCGGCGGAGGCACCGCGACCGCCATTCCCGCCGGAGCGACCTCCCGCGGCGGTCAGAGCGCGGTGTCCGCTCCCGTACGGCTCGGGCAGTGCTCCTACGGCGCCTGGTCCGGGTCCGGACGGTACCTCTACGCCTGCGACGGCAAGAAGCCGATCGGCATCGACATCGATCAGCCGGTGCAGGGCGACGACCTCGAGTTCCGCGTCAACCACGGCGTCATCGCCCTCAACAACCTCCGCGACGGCAACGCCTGGGTGGTCTCCTCGAACATGCGGCTGGTGCAGAACTGGGCGCAGCTGAAACCGAACGACACCACCGTGCAGGGCGACACCGGCGAGGAGAAGCCGGTCGTGCAGTCCTTCGCCGACACTCTCGCGCAGCGCAGCGACGTGAACCGGCCGCCGATCGCGGTGAACGACGCGTACGGCGTGCGCCCGGGGCGCTCGACGGTGCTGCACGTGCTCGCCAACGACACCGACCCGGACGGCGACGTGCTGACCATCTCCGACGTATCGGCGATCCCGGCGGCGCAGGGCGTCCTGCAGACCGTCGAGGGCGGCCGTGCCCTCCAGTTCACGCCGAAGGAGGGGCTGAGCGGCACCATCTCGTTCCGCTACTCCATCGATGACGGCCGCGGCGGCACGGCCTCGGCCCAGGTGGATGCGACCCTCAAGCAGCCGGCGGAGAACGCGGCTCCCGCATCCACCCGGTCGAGCACGGCGCAGACCGAGGTCGGGCAGTCGGTCGAGTACAACATCCTGAACGACTGGATCGACCCCGACGGCGACGACCTCAGCCTCGTCGCCGCGACGGCGACGACCGAGGACGACGTGCGCTTCAAGCCGAACGGCGACGTCACCTTCACGAGCAAGACCGGGCAGGCCGGGTCGAAGGAGGTGCGGGTCACCGTCTCGGACGGCCGCGCCTCGACGACCGGCAGCCTCATCGTGACCGTCAAACCAGCGGGCACCCTCGACCCAGTAGCGGTCACCGACTTCGCCGACGGGTTCACCGGTCGGCCGGTCGTCCTGCATCCCCTCGACAACGACCAGTCGCCGTCGGGGGAGCCGCTGAGCCTGGTCGGCGCGAGCCTCGACGGGTCCGGGGCGCAGGTGACGGCGGACGCGACCAAGGGCACCGTCACGGTGAAGAGCAACGCTCCGGGCGAGTACTACCTCGTGTACACGCTGGGCGCCGGCCCGAGGACCACGACGGGTCTCGCCCGGGTCGACATCGCGGCCCAGGGCGCC is drawn from Leifsonia shinshuensis and contains these coding sequences:
- a CDS encoding FHA domain-containing protein is translated as MFEVQQAAAGEWAVVAAGGRALLVAESSGARLRELIDAVRAGFAETLDALVAGGLSRTPAFALLDTSTPTVLLAVRGTASATVSDGDGRREVRATGVSSWVETQLIGLTAVALGDSADAGLPLAEGVVMARGVTWTASEAADDIHATVAAPPKRERDTGPVEAVAAEPDLQTRVPEATLAEATLAAVEAPPVAESAPESSDASTGYDHLFGATMVRSVEDAAVRPDEEEAAPGRIDLPGFITDSFPPAANRLEGDHDGLTVMSGDLPRRSGTSGDASTPEAADAVPERQAFAVLLSDGRREPLSTPVVVGRAPSATAVPSLRGARPVTLTSAEDDISRSHVAVAVEGDSVVVTDLHSRNGTMIVLPGNAPQKLRSGEPTTVVLGTVIDLGSGATLTVEAAG
- a CDS encoding protein kinase domain-containing protein gives rise to the protein MASQPPELDGFHFIRLLGSGGFSDVFLYEQELPKRSVAVKVLLTDGVDEAARARFVAEANVMARLSAHPYIVTIFHAGVAGDDRPYLVMEYCSGPSLADRLKRERIGVEDALRTGVRLSSAVATAHAAGILHRDIKPANVLTTSLGWPALTDFGIASALEELPVHTTTLSELRGSPSDTATSGSRSVGLSVPWSPPEMFADDPDPDVRSDIFSLAATVHTLLAGRTPFEVPGRSNGTLDLMGRIERGMITPLDRADVPSSLTATLRRGMATRREDRYQTAVDFARALQRIELELGLAPTSIDVPNLTIGDSRPAPVAGDEQETRARSVATIQAQPAAPRIAAPEPERAEPPAPAEPAATRVRGVVPVSPDAPARDVPSAAPHGVPEHTVLRARPATASTPADEDETPADPRDDAPARDPRRRLLAWIGAGAAAVIVLGIAAAVLANVLAPASSSPSSGPRAGDDSSIAVTVVPPPVLVSAVRSPDGASATFVWKTEDAKKSDQFTWVQEGTTNGPTVVGEPTVTVTGATPGVPVCIDIQTVRAGRTSQPLKACST